The proteins below come from a single Oncorhynchus keta strain PuntledgeMale-10-30-2019 chromosome 1, Oket_V2, whole genome shotgun sequence genomic window:
- the LOC118388206 gene encoding transcription factor JunD-like, which yields MMKNDINLNLVDATNLKPHLRDAESILNSPDLGLLKLASPELERLLIQSNGMVVTTPTSQFLYPKSVTDEQEFAEGFVKALENLHKQNQLNGGTCAQMNSLDLSTNVAPVTVHMDLPVYTNLNSYGNGPLGTTVNYSTDTVPFPPPPSHHLGGTQQQQSHSRLQSLKDEPQIVPDLHSFGDSPPLSPINMDTQERIKAERKKLRNRIAASKCRKRKLERISRLEDKVNNLKTQNTDLASTASVLRDQVAQLKQNVLNHVNSGCQLLPHQVQVY from the coding sequence ATGATGAAGAATGACATTAATTTAAACCTTGTAGATGCCACTAATCTAAAGCCCCATCTCCGCGACGCCGAGAGCATTCTCAACTCCCCGGACCTTGGGCTGCTGAAACTGGCTTCCCCGGAGCTGGAGAGACTCCTCATTCAGTCCAACGGAATGGTCGTAACAACACCGACCTCTCAGTTCCTCTACCCCAAGTCAGTAACTGACGAACAGGAGTTTGCCGAGGGATTCGTCAAGGCTctggagaacttgcacaaacaGAACCAGCTGAACGGGGGGACTTGCGCTCAAATGAACAGTCTCGACCTAAGTACCAACGTGGCTCCTGTCACTGTACACATGGATTTACCCGTCTATACGAACTTGAACAGTTATGGTAATGGGCCTTTGGGTACCACTGTCAATTACTCCACAGACACTGTACCCTTCCCACCTCCCCCCTCTCACCATTTAGGTGGCACACAGCAGCAACAATCACATTCCCGGTTGCAATCCTTGAAGGATGAGCCGCAGATAGTCCCTGACTTGCACAGCTTCGGCGACAGTCCACCACTGTCACCTATCAACATGGACACACAGGAGCGCATTAAAGCCGAGAGGAAAAAGCTGCGGAATAGAATTGCTGCGTCCAAGTGCCGAAAGAGGAAACTGGAGAGGATATCCAGACTCGAAGACAAAGTCAATAACCTAAAAACTCAAAACACTGACCTGGCCTCAACGGCAAGTGTACTCCGGGATCAAGTGGCTCAGCTAAAACAAAATGTTTTGAATCATGTGAACAGCGGATGCCAATTGTTGCCACATCAAGTTCAAGTGTACTAA